The following proteins are encoded in a genomic region of Arachis stenosperma cultivar V10309 chromosome 4, arast.V10309.gnm1.PFL2, whole genome shotgun sequence:
- the LOC130975095 gene encoding uncharacterized protein LOC130975095: protein MSQDITELKAFKEEVNSNLQNQGAAIQKLENQIVYLSKQTPGPSVSHATKAIAREECKAITLRSGKKLKEISKETTEDEAKENVRDKEQGQSLTPCSTKEKEKEVLKPYTPKAPYPQRLMKSEKDGQFSRFLEIFKKLQINIPFAEAMSYPSESLKE, encoded by the exons ATGAGTCAAGACATAACCGAATTGAAAGcctttaaggaagaagtaaaTTCCAACTTGCAAAACCAAGGAGCTGCCATCCAGAAGCTAGAGAATCAAATTGTGTATCTGTCTAAGCAAACCCCTGGACCAAGCGTTTCTCATGCTACCAAGGCTATTGCAAGGGAAGAATGTAAGGCCATAACCCTCAGAAGTGGAAAGAAGCTAAAGGAGATCTCAAAGGAAACCACAGAGGATGAAGCAAAGGAAAATGTGAGAGACAAGGAACAGGGACAATCTTTGACACCGTgttcaacaaaagaaaaagaaaaagaggtccTGAAGCCTTATACACCCAAAGCACCATATCCTCAACGCTTGATGAAAAGTGAAAAGGATGGCCAATTCTCCAGATTTTTGGAGATTTTCAAGAAACTTCAAATCAACATTCCGTTTGCTGAG GCAATGAGTTATCCATCAGAATCACTAAAGGAATGA